One Lycium barbarum isolate Lr01 chromosome 5, ASM1917538v2, whole genome shotgun sequence genomic window carries:
- the LOC132640214 gene encoding probable acyl-CoA dehydrogenase IBR3, producing the protein MANRTSDLVGRVDPAQSFDTEALLRYASANIDGFPTNISNFTISQFGHGQSNPTYLIEVRSGTFAKKYVLRKKPPGKLLASAHAVEREYEVLHALGTHTGVPVPKVFCLCTDSSVIGTPFYIMEYLEGRIFIDPKLPDVAPKRRRDICRAVSQALASLHSANVDAIGLGNYGKRKDYCKRQVERWAKQYLLSTGEGKSGRNPKMLELVDWLRRHIPLEDSLGGTAGLVHGDFRIDNVVFHPTEDRVIGVLDWELSTLGNQMSDVAYSCLHYYENISLEDVEENDGFERSSFPDGIPSLPEYLADYCSTAGRPWPVDQWKFYVAFSLFRGASIHAGVHCRWIMGNASGGERARFAGEKADSLIKTAWSFIQRKSVLPLHPPSETTKEDHIRPFLSESQIQATPTSGKFVPSEKVQDLRDKLIKFMEDHIYPKESEFYKLAQSSMRWTIHPDEEKLKELAKNEGLWNLFIPFDSAARARKLIFGSRNDALGENKFDRLLGAGLSNLEYGYLCEIMGRSVCAPQIFNCGAPDTGNMEVLLRYGNEEQMKEWLVPLLEGKIRSGFAMTEPQVASSDATNIECSIKRHGDSYIINGKKWWTSGAMDPRCKLLIVMGKTDLTALKHKQQSMILVDINTPGITIKRPLTVFGFDDAPHGHAEIFFENVRVPANSILLGEGRGFEIAQGRLGPGRLHHCMRLIGAAERGMQMMVQRALARRVFGKLIAEQGSFLSDVAKCRIELEKTRLLVLEAADQLDCLGNKEARATLAMAKVAAPNMALMVLDTAMQVHGAAGLSGDTVLAHLWATARTLRIADGPDEVHLGTIAKTELRRSKL; encoded by the exons ATGGCGAATCGGACTTCGGATCTTGTTGGTCGGGTCGACCCGGCCCAGAGTTTTGACACTGAAGCACTCCTTCGTTATGCATCTGCTAATATTGATGGCTTCCCTACAAATAtatccaatttcactatttctcag TTCGGGCATGGCCAATCAAATCCTACTTATCTCATTGAGGTCCGTTCCGGAACCTTTGCAAAGAAATACGTGTTGAGAAAAAAACCGCCTGGAAAGTTGCTGGCATCTGCTCATGCTGTTGAGAGAGAGTATGAG GTTCTACATGCACTAGGTACTCATACTGGGGTTCCAGTCCCCAAAGTTTTTTGTTTGTGTACAGATTCAAGTGTGATTGGGACTCCATTTTACATTATGGAGTATTTGGAAGGACGTATATTTATAGACCCAAAACTACCT GATGTAGCGCCTAAGAGGAGGAGGGATATATGTCGTGCTGTTTCTCAAGCATTGGCCTCTCTTCACTCTGCTAATGTTGATGCAATCGGTTTAGGTAACTATGGGAAGCGGAAAGACTACTGTAAGAGACAG GTGGAGAGGTGGGCCAAACAATATCTTCTATCTACCGGTGAGGGCAAGTCCGGGAGAAACCCTAAAATGTTAGAGCTGGTTGATTGGCTGCGACGACATATTCCCCTTGAAGATTCCTTAGGGGGAACAGCTGGTTTAGTACATGGTGACTTTAGGATTGACAACGTTGTGTTTCATCCCACTGAG GACAGAGTCATAGGAGTTCTTGATTGGGAGTTGTCGACGTTGGGTAATCAGATGTCTGATGTTGCCTACAGCTGCTTG CACTACTATGAGAATATTTCCTTAGAAGATGTAGAAGAGAATGATGGCTTTGAGCGTAGCAGCTTCCCTGACGGAATACCTTCTCTTCCAGAATATCTTGCAGATTACTGCTCAACAGCT GGAAGACCTTGGCCAGTTGATCAATGGAAGTTCTATGTTGCCTTTTCTCTGTTTCGTGGGGCTTCAATACATGCTGGTGTACACTGCAGATGGATCATG GGTAATGCTTCTGGAGGTGAACGTGCCCGGTTTGCTGGGGAAAAGGCTGATTCCCTCATCAAAACTGCATGGTCATTTATTCAAAGAAAATCTGTGCTCCCTCTTCACCCACCATCTG AGACAACTAAAGAGGATCATATCAGGCCTTTCTTAAGTGAGAGCCAAATTCAAGCAACGCCTACGAGTGGGAAATTTGTGCCTAGTGAGAAAGTTCAAGATCTGAGAGACAAATTGATAAAGTTCATGGAAGATCACATATATCCAAAGGAAAGTGAGTTTTACAAGCTTGCACAGTCTAGCATGCGGTGGACAATTCACCCAGATGAGGAGAAGTTAAAGGAGCTGGCAAAAAACGAAGGCCTGTGGAATCTGTTTATACCA TTTGATAGTGCTGCACGGGCAAGAAAACTGATCTTTGGCAGCAGAAATGATGCTCTAGGTGAAAACAAGTTCGACCGCTTGTTAGGTGCTGGCCTTTCGAACCTTGAGTATGGATATCTCTGTGAAATTATGGGCCGTTCTGTTTGTGCGCCACAGATTTTCAACTGTGGGGCGCCTGATACAGGAAATATGGAG GTATTACTTCGCTATGGGAATGAGGAACAGATGAAGGAATGGCTTGTTCCCTTGCTTGAGGGGAAGATACGGTCTGGTTTTGCAATGACAGAGCCACAAGTTGCTTCCTCAGATGCCACCAATATAGAATGTTCCATCAAAAG GCATGGGGACTCTTATATCATCAATGGGAAAAAGTGGTGGACTAGTGGAGCCATGGACCCGAGGTGCAAACTTCTAATTGTGATG GGTAAAACCGACTTAACTGCTCTGAAGCATAAACAACAATCCATGATCTTGGTAGACATCAATACTCCAGGTATTACGATAAAGAGACCGCTGACGGTATTTGGCTTTGATGATGCACCTCATGGGCATGCGGAAATATTTTTTGAGAATGTACGCGTCCCGGCAAACAGTATTCTACTCGGTGAGGGGCGTGGTTTTGAGATTGCCCAG GGTAGGCTAGGCCCTGGAAGGTTGCATCATTGCATGAGGCTAATAGGAGCAGCTGAGCGCGGCATGCAGATGATGGTTCAAAGAGCTCTTGCAAGAAGAGTTTTTGGAAAATTAATTGCCGAACAAGGCTCATTCCTTTCAGATGTTGCCAAA TGTCGAATAGAACTAGAGAAAACTAGATTACTGGTTCTGGAAGCTGCTGATCAGCTTGACTGTCTCGGAAACAAAGAGGCCCGTGCTACACTCGCGATGGCAAAG GTCGCTGCACCAAACATGGCATTGATGGTGCTTGATACCGCTATGCAAGTGCACGGTGCTGCTGGTTTATCAGGTGATACTGTTCTTGCTCATCTCTGGGCTACGGCGAGGACATTGAGAATTGCAGATGGTCCTGATGAAGTACACTTGGGGACAATCGCGAAAACAGAGTTAAGAAGATCCAAGCTTTAA
- the LOC132642209 gene encoding pectinesterase-like: MGVKKLAIASIASILLVACVVAVAISFTSKSNEDNSSNNTSNNKVDSHISTSTKSVHAICQSTDYKQTCEKSLARANNTNDPKDLIKVEFSATINDLSSVIKSSKSLIQEASKDPRTKDALHTCEGLLGVAIDDLRRSFDDINVLDVTKLQDYTDDLKTWLSAAITYQETCLDAFENTTGETGEKMKKLLKNAGELTSNGLAMVSSFGSVLKNLNLKIPGVNRRLLNTHERMLQEVNSNGLKPNVVVALDGSGQYKSINEALRAVPQKNTQKFVIFIKAGVYNEYVEIPRKVNNVVFIGEGPTKTKITGSKNFADGTGTFKTATVAVNGDNFMAKDIGFENTAGPIKHQAVALRVSGDMAIFHNCQIDGYQDTLYVHSYRQFFRDCTISGTIDFIFGDASAVFQNCKMIVRKPMAEQACMVTAQGRKDRRGVGAIVMQNCQVLAEQDFLTAQPPIKAYLGRPWKEFSRTIIMQSSIDGFIAPEGWSVWAGNFALDTLFYAEYQNRGAGSNTNNRVNWRGYQKNIAPQVAAGFAPGPFIRADEWVKLSGVPYESGLMKV, encoded by the exons atgggGGTGAAGAAGCTTGCAATTGCTAGCATTGCTTCAATTCTTCTAGTGGCTTGTGTGGTGGCAGTAGCTATCTCATTCACCAGCAAGAGTAATGAAGATAATTCATCcaataatactagtaataataaagTTGATTCTCATATTTCAACTTCTACAAAGTCTGTCCATGCAATTTGTCAATCTACTGATTACAAACAAACTTGTGAAAAGAGCTTAGCAAGGGCCAACAACACTAATGATCCAAAAGACCTCATTAAGGTTGAGTTTAGTGCCACGATTAACGATCTCTCTAGCGTAATCAAGAGTTCCAAATCGTTAATCCAGGAAGCCTCGAAAGATCCCAGGACTAAAGACGCGTTGCACACATGTGAAGGCCTCCTGGGTGTCGCGATAGATGACCTGAGGAGGTCATTCGATGATATCAACGTGCTAGACGTGACCAAGCTTCAGGATTACACTGACGACCTTAAAACATGGCTCAGCGCGGCCATCACTTATCAGGAAACGTGTTTGGATGCTTTTGAGAACACGACCGGTGAGACAGGTGAGAAAATGAAGAAATTATTGAAAAACGCGGGGGAGCTCacaagcaatggtttagctatgGTTTCGAGTTTTGGTTCAGTACTCAAAAACCTGAACCTGAAGATCCCTGGTGTAAACCGAAGGTTATTAAATACTCATGAAAGGATGCTCCAAGAAGTTAATTCTAATGGGCTAAAGCCTAATGTTGTGGTTGCACTTGATGGTAGTGGACAATATAAGTCTATTAATGAGGCCCTAAGAGCTGTGCCCCAAAAGAATACACAAAAATTTGTTATTTTCATCAAGGCTGGTGTTTACAATGAGTATGTTGAGATCCCAAGGAAAGTGAACAATGTTGTGTTTATTGGTGAAGGCCCAACCAAAACCAAAATTACTGGTAGCAAGAACTTTGCTGATGGCACTGGCACTTTTAAAACTGCCACAGTTG CTGTTAATGGAGACAACTTCATGGCAAAGGATATCGGATTCGAGAACACAGCTGGACCGATAAAGCACCAAGCTGTTGCTCTTCGTGTCTCGGGTGACATGGCCATTTTCCACAACTGTCAAATCGACGGTTATCAAGACACCCTATACGTCCACTCCTATCGCCAATTCTTCCGCGATTGCACCATAAGTGGGACCATCGACTTCATCTTTGGGGACGCCTCAGCAGTGTTCCAAAACTGCAAAATGATCGTTAGAAAACCGATGGCGGAACAAGCCTGCATGGTCACTGCACAAGGACGGAAAGATAGACGTGGGGTTGGTGCTATAGTCATGCAAAATTGCCAAGTTTTGGCTGAACAAGATTTTCTAACAGCTCAACCACCTATTAAGGCATATTTAGGAAGACCATGGAAGGAATTTTCAAGAACTATTATAATGCAATCTTCAATTGATGGATTTATTGCACCAGAGGGATGGTCAGTATGGGCAGGAAATTTTGCACTTGATACTTTGTTTTATGCAGAGTATCAAAATAGGGGAGCTGGATCAAATACTAATAATAGGGTAAATTGGAGGGGTTATCAGAAAAATATTGCACCACAAGTTGCTGCTGGATTTGCCCCTGGACCTTTTATTAGGGCTGATGAGTGGGTTAAATTGAGTGGTGTTCCATATGAATCTGGTTTGATGAAGGTTTGA
- the LOC132642210 gene encoding uncharacterized protein LOC132642210 isoform X1, with amino-acid sequence MSSKSPIFSIAEPQHFSDHYVFHPQIDYFQQILVETRKQKIKEVARYSIDTLHFELQKLISKDESSKKIKKHSHKKKWWKNALLFFKRNKTTHLNPKGGSIYGPVYITESRTGSLIQSKKGDLEIPYINLKKYNMDCQHGIKTTLATPIYLVT; translated from the exons ATGTCAAGCAAGTCTCCCATTTTCTCCATTGCAGAACCTCAACATTTCAGCGACCACTATGTCTTCCACCCTCAAATCGATTATTTTCAG CAGATTTTAGTAGAAACAAGGAAGCAAAAGATCAAAGAGGTTGCAAGATACTCCATAGACACATTACACTTCGAGCTACAAAAACTCATCTCAAAAGATGAGTCATCAAAGAAGATTAAAAAGCACAGCCACAAGAAAAAATGGTGGAAAAATGCCCTGTTGTTCTTCAAGAGGAACAAAACAACCCATTTAAATCCTAAAGGCGGGTCAATTTATGGGCCGGTATATATTACTGAGAGTAGAACTGGAAGTTTGATTCAGAGCAAGAAAGGTGATTTGGAGATACCATACATTAATCTTAAGAAGTATAACATGGACTGTCAGCATGGGATTAAGACAACATTAGCTACTCCAATCTACTTGGTCACATAA
- the LOC132642210 gene encoding uncharacterized protein LOC132642210 isoform X2, with the protein MSSKSPIFSIAEPQHFSDHYVFHPQIDYFQILVETRKQKIKEVARYSIDTLHFELQKLISKDESSKKIKKHSHKKKWWKNALLFFKRNKTTHLNPKGGSIYGPVYITESRTGSLIQSKKGDLEIPYINLKKYNMDCQHGIKTTLATPIYLVT; encoded by the exons ATGTCAAGCAAGTCTCCCATTTTCTCCATTGCAGAACCTCAACATTTCAGCGACCACTATGTCTTCCACCCTCAAATCGATTATTTTCAG ATTTTAGTAGAAACAAGGAAGCAAAAGATCAAAGAGGTTGCAAGATACTCCATAGACACATTACACTTCGAGCTACAAAAACTCATCTCAAAAGATGAGTCATCAAAGAAGATTAAAAAGCACAGCCACAAGAAAAAATGGTGGAAAAATGCCCTGTTGTTCTTCAAGAGGAACAAAACAACCCATTTAAATCCTAAAGGCGGGTCAATTTATGGGCCGGTATATATTACTGAGAGTAGAACTGGAAGTTTGATTCAGAGCAAGAAAGGTGATTTGGAGATACCATACATTAATCTTAAGAAGTATAACATGGACTGTCAGCATGGGATTAAGACAACATTAGCTACTCCAATCTACTTGGTCACATAA